Within Spinacia oleracea cultivar Varoflay chromosome 4, BTI_SOV_V1, whole genome shotgun sequence, the genomic segment agcctagagttcgtaacgggcccagacgcatcccgtcacaaagttaatacgcactaaaagactcaattaaatctcaaatactccggattctagaaatccgaatctgactaagaaaaacagcccagaccctattttcaacgcctggctctgggcgccgaaatcttcggcgcccagccctgggcgctgaaaatacctggtacgtgttttttcctaattcctcgtggattagagttctgcaattctatctttccacgaactcttttctataaatagggccttaagttcgacgtgaaaagaacacacaacacacaattatattctgagtattgactctaaacccctaagcctaagcctcacgctgcaaaactgatcacgcgttctgtcgcaatcgatccataaatcgaacagaacgtatcccgtcccataatttgagattcgttaaataaaaaggagaaatagcaaagtcaaagtggttagttttctgagaaccgtgacgcacctctcaagggtgcgtcgaaATGTGTctcttttccatggtttaattgctttcctcgcccttttatgaactgttaaactaactaaaatctgattgttcgatcacgcttaataaatatgatatttttgggaaattggattatcatgctaggtcccttgaaacaatctaaatcatataatcgcgttcgatctagtactatatgttgcatattgataaaatcaactcagattagtttaatagttaacgcatgtcccttcaattatttatgctgagctagtaaggatatcctgcctctggagttatcgaagagcgagtactcctctcggtagttacagtcccccgaaccctcaatctctaccctgcgggtgtacgttgagcgatccccaccaccagggatcacaagggaacctacggccgtcgtggtcaaacataattgcactccctttatgtcacgataaccgggttttgtcagtttttctcattgtcgttaaaaactgaatggcgactcctatattactagtcaattgggtgtaaagtcacaggaaatccaattacatttgatttgacaaaaagaagcgtcacacccacgagggacgaggtcacgcattagcctcgtgctttttcgaccccctcacaaaatGTATATAATTAAACAAAGTATACGTGGTAATAATTTGAtagtagtactccctccgtcccaatttTTTCTTTAAGCTTTCTGTTTCTAGTGTCCTATTTTATTCTTTACATTTagaatttttccttttttattttagcataaaagtaactaatattctgtcaaaaatcgtgtcaaatgattatttcaattaatcaaatttatttgGCAATTATAACCATCAAATCTCTCACcctttctcatttttccaatgtcaaatttttgataaaattgaagatattattaataaacgtaattttcatcgtttaaattaaacaaaaatgaAATCTTTATCTACATTCATTATTTGTTAAATCGTTTGCATGatatcaaacgtaaagaataaaatgagACAAAGAGTATTTAACCGGACCCCAAAATTTCAGGAATGGGGTTGATAACATGGAGATAAAATATTACTTATGTGGTCTTTTATTCTTATTAGTTCTaatatgtactccctctgtatttatttaagagatacacttcccttttccggccgtatttatttgagagatacacttgccatttttagtaacttatcaaccccacaatctaattaaataatatatctacaccccacccccacccccactccctaaaatgacatggtcccaacttgtttttcttattaaaaatatctactcaacactacttgttttattactttatttcattcaattctttttcttaatacccgtgcccgatcaaatgtatctcttaaataaatacggagggagtatcatgtATTTACTCGTATATATTTTTGTGTCACATTTTTTTTCAAACAAACTTGATGAATGCTAAATTTGACAATAAAAATGTGAGATTATATTTTTACCACGATCAAAGTTAGGGGAAAAAAACATCAACATAGGAGTAACTTTTTTTGGTGGTAAGCAAAAATATTTACATACATTTTTAGTCAACTCAATATAAACAATGTACTCAAGGACTATTCGAGCAAAGGACAAACCTTCTAGGAAGGATTCGGTAAAACTTAGACAGGCAACTGAGTCAACTCTGTTTGCATAGCACCACGCAAAGAGACTTCTCGACTTGTACTCACATTCTCTTGGCTAGGACCACACAACGAGCTAGCTGATCTACCTCGGCTCCTGGCCGGTTTAGTGGCTGCAACATTAGGTGATTTCAAAGACGGGTTTCGAGTAAAAAAAGGCGAGGCCAACGACAATCCCCACCAATCAGACCAACCACGGCGATTAGACCGGTCGGCCCGGCCACTCTCGAACTGGCCTCTACTTGGATAACTTCCTCTAGGAAGACCAACCAAACTAGTGGTCTTCTCCAACTTTCCACTCATTATTTGCTTCCGTAATTCCTCCGGTAATCTTAGGGTAAACCTCTCCATATTCTCCCACTGTTTTACCGCCACGTGTCCAGTTGAAAAAGATCTCCCTATTTTACCCAACCATCTTGGCCGTCCAAAGGAAAGGTTCCTTATCGTACGGCTCCTATTCATTTCCCCGTGTAACGGCTGCTCCATCGTTTCATTCCCCTCGCTTCCATTCTCATTGTTGTCGTCTCGTACTTCGTCTACTCTTACCTCAACAACGACGTCGTTTACTGTCGGTTTTTCTTCGATAACAGCCGCCTCAGTAAGGTTACAACGACAAAGAGGGCAAGTGGTGTGGCCCACAAGCCAGGGATCAATGCAATCAGGATGAAACACGTGGTCACATTTGGGTATTAGCCGTAGAGTGTCATTATCCTCAAACTCCATCAAACAGACGGCGCATTCTAGCGCGCCTTTCCCGATTTTCTCCAATTTTATAGCCGCATAGTCGAAGATCGGGAAGCTGTCGATGATTGCCAGATCGAGCCCACGCGTGGCCCGATACGAACGCCTTACCGAACCCCTTCTAGTACCTACAATGCCGTCCGTAGACGTGTCGTCGGTGCAGTACCGAAGAGCGAAGCAGAAAATCCCCATTAAAAAGATGGCAGCCATTAAGTTTAAAAAGATAGTCAACAAGGATGGACTAGAATCCCTGTCATTGGACGCAATCGAGTTCAAGCTGGGCTGGGGTGCGATCGACTGAGCTTGAGCCGCAGGTTGACTTATGAAGAGTAAGAGAAGGATTGGAGTGATGGGGGAAATTTGGATAATAGTAGTCATTACGGAAGTGGCTAGACTAGTTTTTTGAGAATGATTTTTTGAGTTGGGAATTAGATTTCGAAATCACATCTGAGGGGAGATTTGGAGGAAATGAGGAGAAAATAAAGGTGGGAATGTCATTAATTTCTTGATTATAATAATTAATGGATTAATTGTACAGATTTATATTTAAACAAGAATACCTAGTCAAGGCACCTTAATGTCGTGCCAACACAGTCTtctgtttccctcaaaaaaaacagTCTTCTGTTGTAGTTTTATGCTCTCTctgtctttttttttgtttgcccCATAATTAAAGTTCGCTTTATTAAAAATTTGGTATAAAATGTGCTTTTAAGTTAGATAGATAGAGAATAAGTTGGAaaaaaatttcatttaatgTATGGAGCAATTACAAAGGAACATCCAAAAAAAGAAATTGGAGAGGGATTACTTGGTAGTAACCTCAAGTCTTATATGTGACCAGTTACACGATTAATTTGATGGTGTTACAtgttcacacttataaataaacCCAACGCGTTTAAAGGTATAAAACAAAGTAACATCggcatagaaaataaagtaacatcatcaTGGAATATAATGCAACATCAGTATATACAAAGaaactctaacatgaaattgaagaaaacgcaataaaacaaaaaaagtaacCGCGAATACAAGGTATAAGTATCATTAGCATAGAAATTCAAGTAACGTCAgtttatacaaggaacctctaacatgaaattgaagaaaatgcaATAACTAAAAGTAGCATCAGCATAAAAGGTCAAGTAACactagtctatacaaggaacctcgaacatgaaattcaagaaaatgtAGTATACACAAAAAAATAACAGCGAATACAACGTACAAGTAACATCTGTTGGAAATAATACGTTGTAACCatgaaattaacaataaaataataggGAAGAACACAATACTCAATAATTGATCTCAAAAGCTGTGACGGGTTTTACGCCTGCCCTAGAAGCGTATTTCGCCACCACCGGTACAAGGTTCTCAGTGACGATTGCTCCCCAAGGGTAACACAGCTACCTTCCAACTCTGTACCCGATTGGAAGGCTGGAATTACTTCAAGAACTGCTCAGATCTCTATGGGACAATAATGACAGAGATAataatttttagggtttttttgtTTCTCCGTATCTCTGGGTTATCTTATtggaataaataaaggagtattTATAAGGAATCTGGTATAAACCGCAACTCCTAGACAATACTCCAAAACCAATACCCACGACAACAATGAAACGGGCCCACAAGCATTATCACAATTAAACCGATCCGTAATGCATTATAATtaccaacaacatcatcatagaaagtcaagtaacactagtctatacaaggaacctcttacgtgaaactgcaataaaataagaaatataaCGATGAATACAATGTATAGTAACACCATCATAGAATATCAAGTAGCACTCGTCTATACAagcaacctctaacatgaaattcaagaaactg encodes:
- the LOC110775760 gene encoding E3 ubiquitin-protein ligase ATL31-like is translated as MTTIIQISPITPILLLLFISQPAAQAQSIAPQPSLNSIASNDRDSSPSLLTIFLNLMAAIFLMGIFCFALRYCTDDTSTDGIVGTRRGSVRRSYRATRGLDLAIIDSFPIFDYAAIKLEKIGKGALECAVCLMEFEDNDTLRLIPKCDHVFHPDCIDPWLVGHTTCPLCRCNLTEAAVIEEKPTVNDVVVEVRVDEVRDDNNENGSEGNETMEQPLHGEMNRSRTIRNLSFGRPRWLGKIGRSFSTGHVAVKQWENMERFTLRLPEELRKQIMSGKLEKTTSLVGLPRGSYPSRGQFESGRADRSNRRGWSDWWGLSLASPFFTRNPSLKSPNVAATKPARSRGRSASSLCGPSQENVSTSREVSLRGAMQTELTQLPV